The genome window gggcattgctccgttgcggctggagccattctagcacctgaggggaggccatggagccgtcctaagcacctgggccaactttgctcgaatggagccttggctgcgggagaggaagagatagaaagaagaggaggaaggttggagaagcagatgggcacttctcctgtgtgtcctggttgggaatcgaacccaggacttccacatgccgggccaacactctaccactgacccagctggccagggccaccttaatTGTTATCTTCATTTTTCTATCACCACAAACAGAGCCAGTAGAAGCCAAGGAACCTAGTGCTAGGGAACTCCATCTAATCTCTTATGTGAAGAACAAGGAGAATGAGATTTTACTCACCATGACCATTCCATCAGATTACCATTCCTTCTTGTAACAGTTAACAATACAGATCAAGGCATTGCTTCATCAGAATCCTACGCTTAGTCACCTATCCAGTGTACCTACACACTCCTTTCTGTCACTAGCAATCAAACGTTATGGTGTGTCATCATGTAGCAATTCAGTCTCTCAGAGATGCCAGGAGATTTCCTCATTACCTAAAGAAGCTGCACATTCATCTCAGAGTGCTCATCCTGAATCTTGAGAATATTGTTTCCACCCAAGTATTCTTACCAATGTGTCATACGTGTCCGAGCTTGCCTAACCCTCTTATTCAAACTCCAGACCCTAGGGAATAGTGCCTCCATGGGGACAGCGCCTCTCATGTGCTTCCCTTATCTACCCACTCCAGAAAGACAGCTGGAGGCCAGAGCTGAGGATAACCATCTCTGGCATCAAGTGTCATGTTCGTGGCCGTGTTGTGCACCCTCGTTGTCCCATTCTAGCTTCTGAGATAGTTTTCAACCCTCCCTCTTAACTCCATTCTTTCCCCAGTCCTGCATTTCTGAATAAACCATGAATACAAAGTTGAATTTCTGTTCTATCCACATTCTCTTGCTCTTGGATACTGAGAAACACCCCAGGCTCTACAGCCTGATCAATTTATCACTTTTGCATGAATTGGATAGTTGCCTTTTAACCTTGCCTTGGCTGTATAGAGTCTTTACCTTGCTCTTTCCCGCCAGGTTGGCTGGAGGTCTTAGATGATTTATGTCAGTTTCCTGACCAGAGCATTATCCATTGATCCAACATTAAGTCCCGTGTACTCTCTTATCTTAGACCCACCCACAGGAGTGGAAATTTTGCTCTGAGTGATtcagaatgaaagaatgaagggGTGTGTTATATAATGTTCACTTGTTAAATAATTTGGGAGCTTTGATTCAGACTTTACTTTTAAATTGCACTATATATTTCTCATAGCTTTTAATGATGTTCAgacattaaaatgaacaaatttcccCATTACTTTTAGATGGTCCAGTAGTCTATGCAGCATACCTAAAAATGGAGCATagtgatgaaaatattaaattctgGAAGGCATGTGAAACCTATAAGAAAATTGCCTCGCGGTGGAGCAGAATTTCTCGGGCAAAGAAGCTTTACAAGATTTACATCCAGCCGCAGTCTCCTAGAGAGGTAACCACCCCACGGCCAATGGAAATCGGGGCACTGATACTTGTAGAGCACACCGACATGCCAGGCACTTTTCATCCACGGTCTCCAATGATGCTGTACTGTCAGTATTGTTACCCTAACTTCACAGATAAGAATCCTGAGAATCAGAGACAGGAACTGACTTGTTCTGGGGCACCAGAGGTTAGGCAGGGAAAGTTAGGATTCAAAGCCAGGCCAAAGTGGCTCCAAAAGCCTCtccgttttcttttctttgtgtgtgtgtgtgtgtgtgtgtgtgtgagagagagagagagagagagagagagagagagagagagacaggaagtgagagagatgaaaagcatcgattctttgttgcgcaccttagttattcattgattgctttctcctatgtgccttgactggggcgggggcagctacagcagagcaagtgaccccttgctcaagccaacgaccctgagctcaagctgatgagcccttgctcaagccagtgacctcaggattttgaacctgggtcctctgcatcccaatctgatgctttatccaccatgctaccacctggtcagactctcagtattctttttattcctcaaaaagttattAAGGAAAGAAGAACTGGCCTTGCTAGAAGGGACTTCAGTCACCATAAATAGGCATGTTGACATCCCTGGGATGTTAGGCAAGGTCGGTGTCCCTACCCGAGAGCTCACTGCTCCCCTGAGTTTTAAAACCAGCAAAGCCAGAGTCAAGAGTGAGACACCCCtagtggggagagaaggaggagggaaaatTCTTGTCAAGGGGTTGAGGGTCAAGAGTGTGATCCGAGATTCCCATCACCCAGGACAGCCCTCCCTTGCCGATTTGTTCCTCAAAACTCTCATCTGGAAAATACTTGGTTTAAGAAATGACCACTTCTCTATCCCTGCACTTCTCGTCCCTTTCTCCCCATTTCAGGGCAGCGTCTGTTAAATCAACATTCACGACTGTTGAGGACGATAAAGTTTAAAATAGCACcaacttcccttttttttttccttagacaaGACCTCCATCTCATAAACTTCCTGTTTGTAGACTCCACTAACAAACCACTTGCATCCTCCTAAGTAAGCCATGGTCTCTGCTTCCCCAGGTCTGGGGCCTCCTGTTATTTTTATCTGGAATGTGGAGGTGGATGTTTACATTTAAAGAAGCAAAGAGTTTATCTCATGTGCCTTTTCAGATGCCCATGCAACAGGCAGGCAGAATAACTCCATTGCACTGAAATGGATGCGGGGGGTGGTCAATGAAACTTCCCGGTCTATTTCTGTCTGCAACTCTGCCCACTGATGTGATCTTCCTGTTCAGATTAACATTGACAGTTCCACAAGGGACACCATCATCAGGAACATTCAGGAACCCACTCGAACGTGCTTTGAAGAGGCTCAGAGAATCGTGTACATGCACATGGAGAGAGACTCCTACCCTAGGTTTCTGAAGTCAGAAATGTACCAGAGACTGGTGAAGACCACACAGGCCAGCGGCAGTTCCTGACTACCACACTTAAAAAGCTTCCATGGGAGACAGTCCATGGAAAGTAgggactttgttctttttattaaaaagcacacagacacagacacacacacacaattaaaaacAGAGTAGGAATCACATATAAGGAATCAAACTATAAATTGAATTCTGGTTCCCAAGGAGAAGCAAATCCAAAAAGGGATTAACTCTAGAATTCTGACGCCATGAATAACATCATCTGTGTCATCCCTACCTAGGGCCTCTTGatgtaaatgtaaaaagaaagGTCTTTCTTCATGACTTTGTTATGGTTTTGCTGTCATGATCTACTAAGAGAGGgattcttatctgtgaaatgttGTTGTCATAACACACAGGATAGTCCTTGAAAAGTTGTAGTTCTATGAGTTGTGCCTCTGGCATGAATGTAATCTATAGATGAAGTGCTTATCATAATGCTAATTAGTAGACAAACTTGGCACCCACAGTATAATCAATCGTGTTGTATCGTGGGCAATATCAAAAGGATGGGATCTTGAGAGATGTTTTACCTGTAAAATTGTCCTACTGTTATGTCTATAACTGAACTTCTATGTTGCCTATGTCTTTTATATGTAAAAAGATCCTGCTAATATTAAGCCTTTAATAATGTATTGATTTCTTCATTTAGATCTATACTTTTATTAGTATAAGGGTAGAATGTTTGGTTTCTATATGctgagattttttcccccttcacaATGTGAATTCATCATGGTCCCTATAATCAATAAAtccaaacataaattaaaaacttataaacatatttttttcaaagacatcCTGAAGTTATTTTTCCAGTAAAAGGCTGTTTTTAATCTGTTCTTTCATAGCAGCTCTTAGAATTTGTCAAAAGATTCCAGAGGGAAGAAATCAGGCTTGTTTCAAGGTGTTCAGCTAAAAGTGCAGGGAAAATGTCACAGAAATGAAAGAATAGTCTATGcttttaatgaagaataaaatacctaaatcACGTACTGTCATTTCCCCCAAATATTCACTATAGGAAAATTTGGTTCAAGATCTTTAGTTTTACCATAAAAAGTCTTTCTTGGGTCTCAGATGTGACTAAAATAGCATCACTATTGTAAAATGCCTAGAAACCCACGCTGTGTAGCCCATGGAAACAAATGTTAACTGGAATTCTCCCTCATGAAGCAGAAGATTATCACAACACTCAGTAagtattgggggtgggggggcggtcATTACTGCAAAAGAAAATTAGCTGTTTAAGAGAATACTTTCATTAAAAAGTTTATGATTCATTAATGTAGACTCTTGTAAGTGGTAGAAGGTGTTATCCCAGTAGTCCAAATTTATCTAAGTCattgaattttattgattttttctcttACAAATTCCAGTGTAAGAATATAGGTTGAAGTCTTGAGACATCCAAACTCAATGACGATTCCtagtcagaaaaaagaaaaagatgtttctACGTGTTTCAAATAATCTTCTCCCTTCATCAGCCAATGAGGAAGTAGGACACATTCTACAGACGGGGACAAATGACACAAGGTTAGAGCAGGTTAGGAGCACCTGGGCCCTTCTCATTCAACTGTTCTAAATTAGCCAAACcctgatataaataaaaaatgaaattagaataaCCAACATTCTCCACTCCTTCGTTCTCCCCTTGTATTCCAATGCAGGGTAAACCCAGCATATCGTTTTACTTATGTGCTgactgacccccccccccgaagATAATATCTCTGCCCACCTCACACACGGCTGTCAGCTCATGTTAGGTAAACCAGGTGCCACATGGTGACAGGAATCAAAAAGCTGTGGACTGAGGAGCAAAGCCATTAGATCAGTGCCTGTCCACTCACCTGACATCCTTGTACCTCTAGTCTCAGGAAGCCAAAGGCTCCCCATCTAGGAAGTCAGGAGGTAGGGCCAGTTGATGGTGTCAGTCACACACAGTAGGTGTTTTATGGATTCAAGAACTCTGATCACATGAATGACACAATTTATGGTGTCCCAACACTAATTCTTCATCGTTGTCTTCTAGCAGAAAAGTCATCCCTCCAAAAAAGGGCGATATCATGACAAAGTGGGTAATGAactgtttgttttgcttaaggGAGCTCTGAAATGTTTTCACTGAGGACTAGAGAATTTAAACATAAAGTGCTACCTGTTCAAGAATTCTACATGGAAAAATGTGTTTCATGTCACCAACAGTTACactggttttcaatctttttttttttttttttttttttctgaagctggaaacggggagagacagtcagacagactgccgcatgcgcccgaccgggatccaccccgcacgcccaccaggggtgatgctctgcccaccagggggcgatgctctgcccctccgggacgttgctctgcgcgaccagagccactctagcgcctggggcagaggccaaggagccatccccagccccctgggccatccctgcttcaatggagccttggctgcgggaggggaagagagagacagagaggaaggaggggggcggggggagaagcaaatgggcgcttctcctatgtgccctggccaagaatcgaacccaggtcccccgcacgccaggccaacgctctactgctgagccaaccggccagggccagttttcaaTCATTTTAACTTAACAATATTctaaattctgtttctttttattttttaggttatttttaaattaattaatatttgattataaaaattcaaaaactgaTACTGTATCAAATGGCTACAAGGAAATGGCTATATTAATATAGTTTTACATGATACTTGTTTTATCCTTGGCACTTTAAGATTAATGCATTAAAAACATAGTGTTAAGAGTTCTGGTATCATAACCTGGATGTATTCATGATTTTCTCCTACTGTTAGATACACATTTTCCAACCTTAGAGATGTAGAAGATAAGCAGATATTGTCTCTGCATAAAAATAGCCTTATCTTCAGAAAGACATAGTGACAGAGATTTGCATAATTCAGATTCAAGTGTCTTGGCAGAGATGAACACCTTCTTATTTATAATTCACCAGCCACACCATCATGTTATCAAAGGGCTTTCTACAAATTCTGGAAGAATAACTACAGAATAGAGATATACAACGCTTTCTTCAAAGGCATCATGGGGTGTGACTGGAAGGAAATCACAGGATCCCACTGTCTAAAAATATCATCATCTCTAGGACCTGTACTTCCCATCGCGAGTCACAGGAGATAAAATACttgaattcaagttttaagtGAGGGATGAGACACTCATGCTAACACTTGACCTGGTCCAGAGCAGAAAGCAAGAGGCTTTGATGCTCCATGGGCTGGTGGGCCAGCCAGGAGATGCAAACACGGGAACCAAAATCTTGTCGCAGGGAGGTAACAGAAACTGCCCTGCCCATGTCTCATGAATTCAAAGGACTCACATGCCCAGACCATCTTTCCTAGCAGGTCCTGGAAGGCAATTATTAAGAGAAAGCATGTGACTTGAGAGAGTCATGGCTATGAGTATCAACATGGACAAACACAGTCGTTAAGACCAAAGGAAAACAGAATGAAACACATCAGAGAACACAGAAGACACTGCAAACTGAGGGGACAGCCACCTCGAATGTCAAACTgacaaaggaggaaggagacacgAAGAGATGAGCCCCATGGGACCGCATGAGATTAGTAAACAAGCCTCACTTCAGGATGATAATAAACACCCTTCATTAGAGAGCTTCCACTCTGAATAAGGAAAGGAAACTTCTCAAGATGAGCAAAGGGAGATGCCAGGTCTATAAACACACTTTGGTTTGAAACTTATACTTTAAAAGGAATGGTTTACAGAAAGAGGCGGGAAAATCGGCCGGATAATTTGACTTCGTGACAGGATTATAGCTCATCGGGCTGCTCccattaataatgcattttgctACGTTAGGAGACTCTGTGATGAGGTTCCCTGGCAGCCCTTGGAACTGAGTTATTTCTCGCAAACCTCTGAGAGCGAGGAGGACAGGAAAGAACGGTGAAGGTCAATACAGTCTGTTCTGATGCTGTAACCCAGTCTGacagcagcccagccccctgGTGATTCATACACCAGGAACATCCCAACCAACTAGATCTAAAACCGAGTGTATGTGCTTGCACAGTTTTAGTGACTGTTGGGCAGCTTGTTTCTAGAATGTTATTATGACCTAGAAGTTTTGGTGAAAAAATGTGGTCAATTCTTATtctttgagaaaagagaaaagggaaaaaacaatTCTGAATTTCTGAAGCTACTAGGTGCCAGGGACTCTGATAGTCATTTTGCAGTTCTTGTCTCACATCTCAGAATAAATGTGCAAAGGAGTTGTTATCAGTTACATTATAaccatgagaaaactgaggttcaaagagaTTAGAAACATGTCTAAGGTCACTCAAAGAACCAGGAGACCAAGCGAAGTCTAACATTAAGAAATTTCTGACTCTGAAATCCCATAAATTAAATGAGATTTTGCTTACTGAGGATCAAAACTGAAACTGTTTCGTTCCCATGCCTGTAGTTCAGCTTCTGACACTGGGGAGACGAGTGTGACTGAGTAACTAATGATCAATGGTCTTGATAAATCTCAAAAGAGCGATTGTCATTCAAGTTAGAAACCTCTATGCACCATGCAATAGTTACTGACCTGTGCAAAGCTAATGTcaacttcaaggaaaaaaatcGAAACGACCTAACTTTAAATGCAATTTCTGCCTTTGGTAATTTCTTGTCTTCCCAAAGGCAGGGAAATTGTTCCGATGGCAGAACTGAATGATCTGCCTATTCTGAACTGATAACCATTCAGATAACAGGAAAATGTTACTCCTGAAAGATGGAAATCCTCCTTCTCCCTAAGGTGCCTCCTGAACATAACACCACCTGGCAAATAGCAATGACACCCAGCTCTTTGGTAACTCCTCGTTGTCTCGACTGTGATGCGTGTCTCTTCAAAGCGCTTGTTCTTGATTGTCACCCTAGTCTCAGCATTTGCTGGCTCTCTCATGATCTCTCTCTCATGatttctctctgtctatgtctctCTGTGTTCTATTGGAAACTGCTTGCAAGTTTGTATTAACTTACGTGTTCTATCTTTATAGTCACCAGAAACCACATCGATGGTTTAAAAAGGAGCAAATGCTGAAAGCACATTTGATAcggtattttattctttggtgATGATGACAATAATAATGTCACCAATAACGTGATTTGGCGATTTTCAGTGGATGTGCTGAGGCACACTGGTGGGCTACCAGAATTTCTAAGACGTGCCATCCCTGACTATTCGATCAAgggtactgacctctttcccttagattgtcacatCATAAAATGGCAACAGCCACCACAAAAACAGCCTTTCAtttggtatgaatgaatcaaaattgtgcCTTTTGTTTGTCAGTTaggcaaaaaacatatttttcagtgtgctgcagaattttagtaattagtgtctgtgtgccatgagatgaaaggcGTGAACAGCACTGGTATAACGTATTCACCCTTTGAGGAGCACGAACGTCCATggatgtccttgtgcctcctgaccatccagagtatggtcaatttattttgaaaaagtgtAAGGGTAAAGCAACAttgaaaaaaggcaaatatatgtttttgtttccataaattggttatcaaacaaacatgattttaagttaataaaactggaactggaactaatttcatttgttgaaaaaaaactcactcccagaggtcagtgaacatgaaaaaaactcactactcaaagggttcagCATTTCCTCTGTGCCCGGGGCTGTGCCCGTCACCCCACGTGGACCACCTCTTGAAACACCCACAACAAAGTCAGGAGCTCGGCTTCATGACTGCCTTCCTTGTACAGCACAGAACACTGAGACTTCAGAGATGCTGAGGAATTTCTCCTAGGCCACATAGCTCGCAGTGAAAGAACTGGAACTCAGTTTTTATCTCCCGGCTTAATGTCTACTTGTCGGGATCCATATCGAGTACCTCCTCAGGGACACAACATTTTATTACCTGTTTTCTAACGTCATTGTTTTAGGAAAAGCATTTTTTGTCAACAACAAACCTCCATTCCAGCTGCTGCCTCCCCCAGCATGATGAGAAGGCATGCTGAGCTAGGCTCCCTCATTAAGAAGGAGATGGTGTtaggctctggcctgttggctcagtggtagagcatcagcccggcatgtggagatcctgggtttgattcccagtcagggcacacaggagaagagccaatctgcttctccacccttccccctccttttcctctctatctctctctctcttcccctcctgcaacaaaggctccattggagcaaagttggcccgggcgctgaggatggctccatggcctccacctcaggcactagaatgggtccggttgcaatggagcaatgccccagatgggccgacaTCGCTGCCTGGtgagcatgcctggtggatcctggtcagatgcatgaggcagtctgtctgactgcctccctgcttctaacctcggaaaaaaataaattaaattaaattataaagaagGAGATGATGTTAGAGGTGTTTCATGGCTCTCATGAGTATACATTTTCAGGGGGGAGAAAAACTAAGCCACATGAATAGAGCCCATACTGAAACAGAACCCTACAATAAATAAGGAAATGTATTAGATAACAATGTCTAAGTATTTCACAAATAATAGACAAGCAATTCTAGATACCAGACTAGTGATAACCCTGAAAAACAATGAGGCAGTTAAAAAGCACAGCACAGAATGAAAGAATTGTCGTCAATAAGACACAGAGCACAGGAGTTGGTGAAATCATCTACATGTGAgatgtaaccaaaaaaaaaagacaaacagaaacaaaaagattaTAAAGTACTCTGAGTACTGTTCTATCTGTTCTTGGTTTACAGCTTCTGACAGGCAAAGAACTCTTACaaataaaaagagcatgacaTGACACGCTTAAGGAATTTTAAATAGTTTGGATGtctaataaaacatttcaaaactgAGCTGTCTAAAAATGAATTCTTGATCTCCCTCCAAAACCCCTCTTTTCCCCCCAATTTTCCTCCTATAAGCAAAgcacgatcgcttctttccagcTCTGCCCTTTTCTCTTAGAGTGCACCTGCCTGAAACTTCTACCCCCTCctctttgctttaaaaataaaaaaattcctgttcctccctcaaTCTCCAGTGTGGATCTCACCGTATTTTCCCTCAAGTCCTCCAGAATCCCCGCAGGTTAGAATACCCTCCCTCCTCAACTCAGAGTGCCCACAGTAACCAATGTCAAGGCAACCCTTGGGCTTTAGAAATTGAGACTTTGACCCTTAGAACCTCCCTAGACTCTACTCTTTCTGTGGCATCCCCCACTCAAGGCAAGAGCCAAGCTGGTCTCTCTTCCTCTGAAATACACCCCGAGTGCTATCCACACTCATCAACCTCAGCACTTCGACCTGCTCCACACCACTCCTGGACAAGGGCCACAGATCCTCGTTGGCATTCCACTCCTCCCTCTGCATGCCCATCACTCTtctcacacaacacacacacactacacacgtGCGCACAGAGCCAGAGCTCTCATTTGAAAATGTGGCAGATTATTCCACTCTTCAAAATTATCCAGTGATTTCAATGGCACtccaaggaaaaaacaaaaccaaaccaaaatctTTGCCATGGACTACTAGGCTCAGCAGTACTCTGCCACCATACCTATCTACTCTTCCCTCAACCAATCTCCTACTTGaacaccaccaacaaaaaaaactcaacccTCTCCCCTCTGTTCTGGACCCAGCGGCCTCCTTGCTCATCTAAGAACTCATAATTCCCTTGTCCTCCACTCCAAGCACCTGCATTTGCTGATCCCTGTACCTGAGACTCTCAGTCCCATTCTCTGCACAATGCCTTGGAAGACATTCTCTGATCACCACCTCTTTCTCTTACCCTTACCTTAGAACACTGGCCAGTTCCTAACATGtcatttctttgcttgttttcttaGACCTCTCTTTAACAGAAGCTCTCCAAGAGCAAGCACTGTGTTGAAAAATCTGCAAAATGAGGAATACAGCTTCTAGGAGGGTGTTCTCCTTCTGTCCTATAACCTGGAGGTGTGAAATGCAGTAATTGTTGGTCTGCAAGTGAAAGAGCAGTAAGTGTAGGCCTGTGAGTTTGTATTGTTTGAAATCAtctacatgcctgacctgtggtggcgcagtggataaagcgtccacctggaacactgaggtcgctagttcaaaacctcgagcttgcctggtcaaggcacatatgagaatggatgcttcctgctcctccctcccttctttctctctcctctctctaaaaatcaatcaataaaaataaactaaagtaTCTACATCATGGATTCTGTAAAGAAAGCAAAGCAACCTCCTAAAGACCCAGAATAGTATGGTCCCCACAACATTAGGGGCTGTCTTCTCTTCCGTATCACACGAACACATGTCAAGGTGTTCGAAGGGCCAATTTCCAGGATAATTTTATGTCAGTAAACATGTTTATGCAGATAGTATTTATTTTACCCACTATTTTCATTGAAACTGATTATTTAGGGGGGAAAAATAGTAGGCCCTGTGTCAATAGCTCAGGGAGGTAATCTTTTGCCATCTAATGTTCTCAGGACCTTTGAACATTTTCTGATTACCATTCAAATTAAACGCAGAGTCAAGCAGCACAGAGAGACCCAATTCTCAGGCATCATTGCAAGGTGAGAGGATCAGCAGTGTGATCAGACACCTTCCTTATTTGCTCTCCAGCAGCTGTGATTGATTCGTTTTGACTGGTACATCTTGCTAATGTGATAACAGTACAGTAAATATTGGGGCTTGTTGTTTTTCCAGGGCAAGGAAGCCAGGGTGTCTAATGACTTGCTTCATTTACAGCCTCCTCTGCTATCTGCCAAAAGGAGGCTGGACCGGGTCCACCCCTTCACCAAGTGAATTTCATGTCAGAGGACACAGCATCAGGTCTAGTGAGTCTATTAAATTCTCAGAGTCTTGGAAAAGttgctctctcttgctctcttgct of Saccopteryx bilineata isolate mSacBil1 chromosome 1, mSacBil1_pri_phased_curated, whole genome shotgun sequence contains these proteins:
- the RGS13 gene encoding regulator of G-protein signaling 13, with the translated sequence MSRRTCWVCQICRDASKRPPSNLTLEEVLQWAQSFEKLMATKHGPVVYAAYLKMEHSDENIKFWKACETYKKIASRWSRISRAKKLYKIYIQPQSPREINIDSSTRDTIIRNIQEPTRTCFEEAQRIVYMHMERDSYPRFLKSEMYQRLVKTTQASGSS